The proteins below are encoded in one region of Caloramator mitchellensis:
- a CDS encoding V-type ATP synthase subunit C: MDLTIFAQAIARIKALETKLLDRAKFETIIESKDFNDAIRILQDSQYAQYLSFDYEAGLYKALEDLYVEMRKLSPSKEVVDVLAARYDGHNIKTLIKAKFSNFDSDRLLINIGTIPLDNLKIMLKEENFREMNKTLRFYVEKAIAEFKNTQNPQDIDIIIDQGILKYMQEIAEESGLEYLKKIVKLIVDMTNIKAFIRIKVQDRERELFAKVYTSGGNLDMDHYMNSFNDSLDSFANRIMHSEHFKWVKGAIEEYIKNGDIGSIEKYGDNYIIDIIKNSKFVSFGPDPLIAFLIAKENENRLLRIVLTGKKNNVSPDVIRERLRDVYV, from the coding sequence ATGGATTTAACTATTTTTGCACAAGCAATAGCAAGAATAAAGGCTTTAGAAACAAAATTGCTCGACAGAGCTAAATTTGAAACAATAATTGAATCCAAGGATTTCAATGACGCAATTAGGATTCTTCAGGATTCACAATATGCTCAGTATTTAAGTTTTGATTATGAGGCAGGGCTTTATAAAGCGCTTGAGGATTTATATGTTGAAATGAGAAAATTAAGCCCGTCTAAAGAAGTAGTGGACGTATTAGCTGCAAGATACGATGGCCACAACATAAAAACATTGATAAAGGCCAAGTTTTCAAATTTCGATAGCGATAGGCTTTTGATAAACATTGGAACTATTCCTTTAGATAACTTAAAAATAATGCTAAAGGAAGAAAATTTCAGGGAAATGAACAAAACACTAAGGTTCTATGTTGAAAAGGCAATCGCAGAATTTAAGAATACCCAAAATCCTCAGGATATAGATATCATAATCGACCAGGGTATTTTAAAATATATGCAGGAAATTGCAGAGGAATCTGGTCTTGAATATCTAAAGAAAATAGTCAAACTAATAGTTGATATGACAAATATAAAGGCCTTTATAAGGATAAAGGTTCAGGATAGGGAAAGGGAATTGTTTGCAAAGGTATATACTAGCGGTGGAAATCTTGATATGGACCACTATATGAACAGCTTTAACGATAGCTTGGATAGTTTTGCAAACAGGATAATGCACTCGGAGCATTTCAAATGGGTAAAGGGTGCGATAGAAGAATATATTAAAAACGGCGATATAGGAAGCATTGAAAAGTATGGCGATAATTATATAATCGATATAATTAAAAATTCAAAATTTGTAAGCTTCGGGCCAGACCCACTTATAGCTTTTCTAATCGCTAAGGAAAACGAAAACAGGTTATTGAGAATAGTTTTGACAGGGAAGAAGAACAATGTATCACCCGACGTTATAAGAGAAAGGCTGCGTGATGTTTATGTATAA
- a CDS encoding V-type ATP synthase subunit F: protein MFMYKIGVVGEKDAVIAFLSLGMTVKSVETPQEAQREIDLMAREGYGLIFVTETVAKEIDETIERYKNSFLPAVILIPGSQGSLGIGMQKIKDNVERAVGVDILSKKEG from the coding sequence ATGTTTATGTATAAGATAGGAGTTGTCGGGGAAAAAGACGCGGTAATTGCTTTTCTATCGCTTGGAATGACTGTAAAATCAGTTGAAACTCCACAGGAGGCACAAAGGGAAATTGACCTGATGGCAAGGGAAGGATATGGTCTTATTTTTGTAACTGAAACTGTTGCTAAAGAAATAGATGAGACTATTGAAAGATACAAAAACAGCTTTCTCCCTGCTGTTATACTAATACCAGGAAGCCAGGGCAGTCTTGGAATAGGGATGCAGAAAATAAAAGACAATGTAGAAAGAGCTGTCGGAGTTGATATTTTATCAAAGAAGGAAGGTTGA